In Sphingomonas oryzagri, the genomic stretch GGCGCGATATTCGCCGGAAACAAGGTCGAGCGACAGCTTGGTGCGCTTGCCGTCCTTGCCCTTCTCCAGCTTGTAGAAGCCGCCCTTGCCCTTGCGGCCGGTATAGCCCTCGGCGATCATCTTCTCGACCAGCGGCATCGGCCGGATCGTGTCGAAATAGGGATCGCCCTTGGGCAGCGTGTCGCCGAGGCTCTTCGAAAGAAGCGGCATCAGGTCGACGCCCACGAGATCGATCAGCCCGAAGATGCCCGTCTTGGGCACGCCCATCGGGCGGCCGCCGATCTGGTCGGCCTCCTCGACGGTGACACCGAGGTCCATCGCGGCGTTGACCGCGATCGCCAGCCAGTAGGTGCCGAGACGATTGGCAATGAAGCCCGGCGTATCGTGCGTGTGGATCACGCGCTTGCCCATCGCGCGATCCGCGAAGGCCTCGACCTTGGCGACAAGCGCCGGATCGGTTTCCGGGCCGGCCACAATCTCCAGCAGCCGCATGTAGCGCGGCGGGTTGAAGAAGTGGGTGATCAGGAAGTCGCGCTTGAACTGGTCCGTCCGACCCTCGACCAGATGGCCTAGCGGGATGGTCGAGGTGTTGGAGGAGATCGCCGCACCCGGCTTCTTCACCTTCTCCAGCTTCTCATAAAGCGACTGCTTGATGTCGAGCCGCTCGACGATCGCCTCGACGATCCAGTCGCATTCGCCGGCCTTGTCGAGATCGTCGTCGATATTGCCGGTCTCGACCAGCTTCGCGGCGCGCTTCGACATGAAGGGCGCCGGATCGGTCTTGAGCATCTTGGCCACCGCGCCCTTGGCGATGGCGTCGCGGTCACTGCCCTCCTTGGGCACGATATCGAGCAGGAGCACGGGGACGCCCGCATTGGCGACCTGTGCGGCGATCCCTGCGCCCATCGTGCCGGAGCCGATGACGCAGACCTTCTTGATCTCCCCCACCATTATGCGCGCTCCAACACCGTGGCGATGCCCTGCCCGCCGCCGATGCACTGGGTGGCGAGCGCGTACTTGCCGCCCTCACGCTCCAGCAGCGCCGCCGCCTTGCCGACGATGCGCGCGCCGGTGGCGCCGAGCGGGTGGCCGATGGCGATCGCGCCGCCGTCGATGTTGATCGTCTCTTCCTTCAGGCCGAGATCGCGGATGCAGGCAATCGCCTGGCTGGCGAAAGCCTCGTTGATCTCCACCACGTCGAGCTGATCGGCGGTGATGCCGGCGCGCTCCAGCGCCTTCTTTGAGGCGCCGATCGGGCCAAGGCCCATCGTCTCTGGCGCGCAGCCCATGATGCCGACCGCCTTGATCTTGGCGAGCACCTTGAGGCCGTGCTTGGCGGCGAACTCGGCCGAGGTGACCAGCACGGCGGACGCACCGTCGGTCAGCGGCGAGGAGGTGCCGGCGGTGACGGTGCCCTCCTTGTCGAAGGCGGGCTTGAGGCCGGCGAGGATTTCAGCCGTGGTATCGGCGCGGATGATGCCGTCCTCGGTGACATCGCCACCCTTGGTCTTGATCGGCACGATCTCGTCGACGAGCTTGCCGGCCGAGCGCGCGGCGGCGGCCTTCTGCTGGCTCTTCACGGCGAGCGCTTCCTGCTCGGCGCGCGGGATCTGATAGTCGCGGGCGACGTTCTCGGCCGTCTCGCCCATGCCCATATAGGCGCCGGGGCGCTTGGCGTAGAGCTCGGGGCTGGGCATCGGGTTGAAGCCACCCATCGGGATGCGGCTCATCGATTCGATGCCGGCTGCGATGAACGCCTCGCCCGCGCCGATCGCGATCTGGCCCATCGCATAGTGGATCGCGCTCATCGACGAACCGCAGAAGCGGTTGATCGTGACGCCGCCGACCTGCAGCGGCAGATCGGCAAGCAACCCGATGAGCCGTGCGACGTTCAGGCCCTGCTCCCCTTCCGGGAAGGCGCAGCCGAGCACGATGTCCTCGATCTCGGCCGGGTCGACCTTGGTACGCTCCAGCAGCCCGCGAATCGTCTGGGCGGCCAGATCGTCGGGGCGGGTGCGGGCCAGCGCGCCCTTGTTCGCCAGAGTGAAGGGCGAGCGGGCGTAACCCGCGATCACGACGTCGGACATCCGAATCCTCTCCTGAATAACGGCGCCCTCGATATAGAGCGTCGCCGAGTTGCCTTAAAGGTGCGACGATTTCCCTATACGTCAACCAATTTTTGCGTCACAAGATACGAGTCGCCTCGCCGTAGCGGCAGGCGGTGGCCCCATGCGCCGACAAGAGCGCAAGCCGGGTCGAGATGTTCCAGTCGAGGAGGAGAGGCCTCATGTTGCCCATGCTTTTCGCGGCGTTCCTTGCCGCCCCGTCGGCCGATTCGGTGATCGGCACCTGGCATTCGCCGACCAAGAACGGCATCATCAGCATCCAGAAATGCGGCAGCTCGATCTGCGGCACGCTGGAAAGCGGCGACGACATCAAGGCCAACCCGGCCGCCAAGGACGTCAACAACAAGGACGCCAGCCTGCGCGGCCGCCAGCTCAAGGGCATCCAGATGCTCAGCGGCTTCAGCTGGGACGACGGCGCCTGGACCGGCGGCAAGGTCTACAATCCCAATGACGGCGGCACCTACAGCGGCAAGATCACGCCGGTGGACGCCAATTCGCTCAAGCTGCGCGGCTGCATCATCTGGCCCGCCTGCAAGACCGATACGTGGACCCGCGTGAAGTAATCGCCACCCAGGTGCCCCGCGAGGGACCCGTCATCGCTGACCTGCGTTAGCGCGGAGCCGGCCCGTAGACCGGAACAAGGGATTAGGGAGAGAACATGACAATCAAAAAGACCGCGCTCCTCGCCTCCGCCGCGCTGGCGGCGGCGACGGGCCTGGCGGCCCAGGCGAACGCCGCCGCCTTCTACCTGCAGGAGCAGTCCACCAAGGCCGTCGGCCGCGCCTTCTCTGGCGAAGTGTCCGAACAGGGCGCCCAGCAGCAATGGTGGAACCCCGCCGCGATCGGCGGCATCTCCGGCTTCCAGAACTATGTCGGCCTGAGCTTCATCGATCCGACGGCGGATGCCACCAACATCAACTCGCGCGTCGTGCGGCCGGGCCTTCCGCTCGGCGCCGCGGTTCCGGGCCTGCCCAACCTCAACGCGCTGCCCGGCGTGCCGCCGCTGCCGATCTCGCTCAGCTATCCGAACATCGCGTCGAGCACCGATCCGGTGGGCGGCAACCAGAACGTCCACAACATGGTGAACAAGGGCTATCTGCCCAATGGCGGCTTCGCCATCCCGCTGCCGAAGGGCTTCGCCTTCGGCTTCACCATGACCTCGCCGTACAGCTTCACCACCAATTACGGGGCGAACGACTGGACGCGCTATTCGGCGGACAAGTCGCGTCTGCGCACCTTCGACTTCCAGCCGGCGCTCGCCTGGCACCATGGCGGCCTCAGCATCGGTGCGGCGCCCAACATCGAATATGTCCGCGCGACGCTCTCCAACTACCTGCCCGACCCGCTGACCAACATCCAGGGCGCGCTCACCCAGTCACTCCAGCAGCAGCTGGCAGTGCTCGGGCCGCTCGGCGCCACGCTGGCGCAGCAGATCGGCGCGGGCGTCGGCGGCCCGCTCTCGGCCGCGCTCAACACGCCGGACGGGCACCAGTATCTGAAGGGATCGGGCTGGGACGTCGGCTATTCGTTCGGCTTCCAGTATCACAACGACAAGGTCGATCTCGGCGTCAGCTACAAGTCGGCGATCAAGCACCACCTGAAGGGTCACCTGATCGTGGACGGCCTTTCCGGCCTGCTCGCCACGCAGGGTGCCAACCAGCGCGTCGACGGTGCGCGGGCGAGCTTCACGACGCCGTGGCAGGTCAACGTCGGTATGCGTTACCACGTCACGCCGCAGCTGACGCTCAACACCCAGGTGACGCGCTACGGCTGGAGCAAGTTCAACGCGATCAATCTCTATAATCTGGGTGACAACCCCGATCAGTCGGTCACCGAGAATTACAAGAACAGCTGGGCCTATGCCGTCGGCTTCGATTACAAGGTGAGCAAGCAGTTCACCTGGCGCGGCGGCGTGCAGCGTGATCGTACGCCGATTCAGGATGGCTTCCGCGATCCGCGCGTGCCCGACGGCAACCGCTGG encodes the following:
- a CDS encoding DUF2147 domain-containing protein, with the protein product MLPMLFAAFLAAPSADSVIGTWHSPTKNGIISIQKCGSSICGTLESGDDIKANPAAKDVNNKDASLRGRQLKGIQMLSGFSWDDGAWTGGKVYNPNDGGTYSGKITPVDANSLKLRGCIIWPACKTDTWTRVK
- a CDS encoding thiolase family protein codes for the protein MSDVVIAGYARSPFTLANKGALARTRPDDLAAQTIRGLLERTKVDPAEIEDIVLGCAFPEGEQGLNVARLIGLLADLPLQVGGVTINRFCGSSMSAIHYAMGQIAIGAGEAFIAAGIESMSRIPMGGFNPMPSPELYAKRPGAYMGMGETAENVARDYQIPRAEQEALAVKSQQKAAAARSAGKLVDEIVPIKTKGGDVTEDGIIRADTTAEILAGLKPAFDKEGTVTAGTSSPLTDGASAVLVTSAEFAAKHGLKVLAKIKAVGIMGCAPETMGLGPIGASKKALERAGITADQLDVVEINEAFASQAIACIRDLGLKEETINIDGGAIAIGHPLGATGARIVGKAAALLEREGGKYALATQCIGGGQGIATVLERA
- a CDS encoding OmpP1/FadL family transporter; its protein translation is MTIKKTALLASAALAAATGLAAQANAAAFYLQEQSTKAVGRAFSGEVSEQGAQQQWWNPAAIGGISGFQNYVGLSFIDPTADATNINSRVVRPGLPLGAAVPGLPNLNALPGVPPLPISLSYPNIASSTDPVGGNQNVHNMVNKGYLPNGGFAIPLPKGFAFGFTMTSPYSFTTNYGANDWTRYSADKSRLRTFDFQPALAWHHGGLSIGAAPNIEYVRATLSNYLPDPLTNIQGALTQSLQQQLAVLGPLGATLAQQIGAGVGGPLSAALNTPDGHQYLKGSGWDVGYSFGFQYHNDKVDLGVSYKSAIKHHLKGHLIVDGLSGLLATQGANQRVDGARASFTTPWQVNVGMRYHVTPQLTLNTQVTRYGWSKFNAINLYNLGDNPDQSVTENYKNSWAYAVGFDYKVSKQFTWRGGVQRDRTPIQDGFRDPRVPDGNRWNFATGGSFEMNNHMGLDAAFSYDKIQNARISDTTYAYVGTPVQTAIISDGELHNAHALVFSLGGHVAF